A window of the Pararge aegeria chromosome 2, ilParAegt1.1, whole genome shotgun sequence genome harbors these coding sequences:
- the LOC120632777 gene encoding estradiol 17-beta-dehydrogenase 11-like, which produces MASVETQKNGEAQDLLAKAPWTDEQGIGMKIYQGVMMTLEVLVLIVRMYATWFHCIYKFFVPPEPKSVNGEVVLITGAGHGMGREMAVRFAKLGSTIICVDINVGGNQETVDIIKEGKGKAHSYLCDVTNRDAINEMAEKIRKEVGEVTILVNNAGVMPCKPLLQTGEKEIRVAFEVNCLAHLWMLQAFLPAMMERNHGHIVAMSSMAGVIGLRNLVPYCGTKFAVRGMMEAVHEELREDPRNFSGIKLTCICPYIVDTGLCKNPKIKFPSLMKILSPQEAVEHIVDAVRREYHEITIPSSLYYINQMFRVFPRSVPLHIKDFLDSGLEAQ; this is translated from the exons GACCGACGAGCAGGGTATCGGCATGAAGATCTACCAGGGCGTGATGATGACGCTGGAGGTTCTGGTGCTTATCGTGAGGATGTACGCCACGTGGTTCCACTGCATCTACAAGTTCTTCGTGCCCCCCGAACCGAAGAGCGTTAACGGAGAAGTCGTGCTT ATAACAGGCGCTGGGCACGGCATGGGTCGCGAGATGGCGGTGAGGTTCGCGAAGCTGGGCAGCACGATCATATGCGTGGACATCAACGTGGGCGGGAACCAGGAGACCGTCGACATCATCAAGGAGGGCAAGGGAAAAGCTCATAGCTATTT ATGCGACGTCACAAACCGTGATGCCATCAACGAGATGGCAGAAAAGATCCGCAAGGAGGTCGGCGAGGTGACGATCTTGGTGAACAACGCTGGAGTTATGCCCTGCAAACCTTTGCTGCAGACCGGAGAAAAGGAAATACGCGTCGCCTTTGAAGTGAATTGCCTGGCACATCTTTGG ATGCTCCAAGCTTTCCTTCCAGCTATGATGGAAAGGAATCATGGACATATCGTAGCAATGTCTTCCATGGCCGGTGTGATCGGTCTGCGGAACCTGGTCCCGTACTGTGGCACAAAGTTCGCCGTCAGGGGAATGATGGAAGCCGTACATGAGGAGTTGAGGGAAGATCCAAGGAATTTTAGTGGG ATTAAGTTAACATGCATCTGCCCGTACATCGTCGACACCGGCCTGTGCAAGAACCCCAAGATCAAGTTCCCGTCGCTGATGAAGATCCTGTCACCGCAGGAGGCAGTCGAACACATCGTAGACGCCGTGCGAAGGGAGTACCACGAGATTACCATACCCAGCtctctatattatattaaccaG ATGTTCCGAGTCTTCCCGCGGTCAGTTCCTCTACACATCAAAGACTTCCTTGACTCTGGTTTAGAAGCGCAGTAA